Proteins from a single region of Nocardiopsis dassonvillei subsp. dassonvillei DSM 43111:
- a CDS encoding PASTA domain-containing protein encodes METPTPDPLFGITLHERYILGKRLRSGASGTVHVAHDLGGDQTVTVTVLHPWLVGDHGAVHAFLDRAQTLEGLSHPGIARVLGHGRDGEHVYAVGEYLSGHTLAEALGEGGGGLRYPVQAALAIVAGALTALDAAHGAGVVHGALDPHTVVVDGEGGVRVTGFPLLFDAEEDAGPETRTDVHAVGRLLYTLLTGVPADPEARPLRPSAVIPGLPSDLDMLVANATDPNPRYRPRDAGQYLTVVEQVLRSLSGAPVNPADVDTRPIPVITDAPPERGEERAAPVPPWRRVPVLVTAGVLVLVLFAAGWALVPDDRVALPDLVGASSEQAEERLAGLGMDLAVRFEDAYSDTVGAGAVADSTPAPGSDVARGAEVLLHVSTGPRYSGVPDVVGGTENEARETLRQAGFTGIEIVQEHSPDQPPGTVLSTEPAAGEEGDREEPVVLSVSEGVIVPTLIGMGQEEAATALAGLGLVVQVTEEHHDTAPVGEVSGQTPEPGTILPEEAAVSLTVSLGPEPEEEEEESEEEASPSDEDDPRVDEGEQDGRGDQDGWGGRGDDDDDRGRGDGGGSCDAPQWNGGTVYDTGDRVQHDGREYEARWWIQGYPPSGDQWGVWEDKGSC; translated from the coding sequence ATGGAGACCCCCACTCCCGATCCCCTCTTCGGCATCACGCTGCACGAGCGCTACATCCTCGGAAAGCGGCTGCGCAGCGGCGCCTCGGGAACCGTCCACGTCGCACACGACCTCGGCGGCGACCAGACCGTCACGGTCACCGTGCTGCACCCCTGGCTGGTGGGCGACCACGGTGCCGTGCACGCGTTCCTGGACCGCGCCCAGACCCTGGAGGGCCTGTCCCACCCGGGGATCGCCCGGGTCCTCGGCCACGGCCGCGACGGCGAGCACGTGTACGCGGTCGGCGAGTACCTGTCGGGGCACACCCTCGCGGAGGCGCTGGGCGAGGGCGGCGGGGGGCTGCGCTACCCGGTGCAGGCGGCGCTGGCCATCGTGGCCGGGGCGCTCACCGCGCTCGACGCCGCCCACGGCGCGGGCGTCGTGCACGGCGCGCTCGACCCCCACACGGTCGTGGTGGACGGTGAGGGAGGGGTGCGGGTCACCGGTTTCCCCCTGCTCTTCGACGCCGAGGAGGACGCCGGTCCCGAGACCCGTACCGACGTGCACGCCGTCGGGCGGCTCCTGTACACGCTGTTGACCGGGGTGCCCGCGGACCCGGAGGCCCGGCCGCTGCGGCCCTCGGCCGTCATCCCCGGCCTGCCGTCCGACCTGGACATGCTGGTCGCCAACGCCACCGACCCCAACCCGCGCTACCGCCCGCGCGACGCGGGCCAGTACCTCACCGTGGTCGAACAGGTGCTGCGGTCGCTGTCCGGGGCCCCGGTGAACCCCGCCGACGTCGACACCCGGCCCATCCCGGTGATCACCGACGCCCCGCCGGAGCGAGGGGAGGAGCGCGCCGCACCGGTCCCGCCGTGGCGGCGCGTCCCCGTGCTGGTCACCGCGGGCGTCCTGGTCCTGGTCCTGTTCGCGGCCGGGTGGGCGCTGGTCCCGGACGACCGCGTCGCGCTGCCCGACCTCGTGGGCGCCTCCAGCGAGCAGGCCGAGGAGCGGCTGGCCGGGCTCGGCATGGACCTGGCCGTGCGCTTCGAGGACGCCTACAGCGACACCGTCGGAGCCGGAGCGGTCGCCGACAGCACGCCCGCGCCCGGCAGCGACGTGGCGCGGGGAGCCGAGGTCCTGCTGCACGTCTCCACCGGGCCGCGGTACTCCGGGGTTCCCGACGTGGTCGGCGGCACCGAGAACGAGGCGCGCGAGACCCTGCGCCAGGCCGGGTTCACCGGTATCGAGATCGTCCAGGAGCACTCCCCCGACCAGCCCCCGGGCACCGTCCTGTCCACCGAGCCCGCGGCGGGCGAGGAGGGCGACCGCGAGGAGCCGGTCGTGCTCAGCGTGAGCGAGGGCGTCATCGTCCCCACGCTGATCGGCATGGGCCAGGAGGAGGCCGCGACCGCCCTGGCCGGGCTCGGCCTGGTCGTACAGGTCACCGAGGAGCACCACGACACCGCGCCCGTCGGCGAGGTCAGCGGGCAGACCCCCGAACCCGGCACGATCCTGCCGGAGGAGGCCGCCGTCTCCCTCACCGTCTCCCTCGGCCCCGAGCCGGAGGAGGAAGAGGAGGAGTCCGAGGAGGAGGCCTCCCCCTCCGACGAGGACGACCCCCGCGTCGACGAGGGGGAACAGGACGGCCGGGGCGACCAGGACGGCTGGGGCGGCCGGGGCGATGACGACGACGACCGCGGACGCGGGGACGGCGGCGGCTCCTGCGACGCCCCGCAGTGGAACGGGGGCACCGTGTACGACACCGGTGACCGCGTCCAGCACGATGGCCGTGAGTACGAGGCGCGCTGGTGGATCCAGGGCTACCCGCCGAGCGGCGACCAGTGGGGCGTGTGGGAGGACAAGGGCTCCTGCTGA
- a CDS encoding SDR family oxidoreductase: protein MAETILVTGATGNTGRHVVAGLLAEGVAVRALVRDPGRARLPEGVEVVGGDITDPGAVSAAAEGATGAYLLWPGYGTEGIEETVAALTGHVRRVVYFSAVAAGEDADSVWGRVEAAVRASGREWTFLRVTGMAANTLVWAEQVRAGAVRAPHGLASRSLVHERDVAAVAVRALLDEGHAGRAYTVTGPESLTQAEQVRILGEETGQPVRWEEQPEEEARAEIAESMGADFATAGLAYWASLVDTPEPVSGDVEAVTGRPALTFRAWARERAAHFTAGASV from the coding sequence ATGGCCGAGACGATCCTGGTCACCGGGGCCACGGGCAACACCGGCCGCCACGTGGTGGCGGGGCTGCTCGCGGAGGGGGTCGCCGTGCGGGCGCTCGTGCGGGATCCGGGGAGGGCGCGGCTGCCCGAGGGCGTCGAGGTCGTCGGGGGAGACATCACCGACCCCGGAGCCGTGTCCGCCGCCGCCGAGGGCGCGACAGGGGCGTACCTGCTCTGGCCGGGGTACGGCACCGAGGGGATCGAGGAGACGGTGGCGGCCCTGACCGGGCACGTGCGCCGGGTCGTCTACTTCTCGGCGGTCGCGGCCGGGGAGGACGCCGACAGCGTGTGGGGGAGGGTGGAGGCCGCCGTGCGCGCCTCCGGGCGGGAGTGGACCTTCCTGCGCGTCACGGGCATGGCCGCCAACACCCTGGTCTGGGCCGAGCAGGTCCGCGCCGGAGCGGTCCGCGCCCCCCACGGCCTGGCCTCGCGCTCGCTGGTCCACGAGCGCGACGTCGCGGCGGTCGCCGTGCGGGCCCTGCTGGACGAGGGGCACGCGGGCAGGGCCTACACGGTGACCGGACCCGAGTCGCTGACCCAGGCCGAGCAGGTGCGGATCCTCGGGGAGGAGACGGGACAGCCGGTGCGCTGGGAGGAGCAGCCCGAGGAGGAGGCCCGCGCCGAGATCGCCGAGAGCATGGGCGCCGACTTCGCCACCGCCGGGCTCGCCTACTGGGCCTCCCTCGTCGACACCCCCGAGCCGGTCTCGGGGGACGTCGAGGCGGTCACCGGCCGGCCCGCGCTGACCTTCCGCGCGTGGGCGCGCGAACGTGCCGCGCACTTCACCGCGGGCGCGTCGGTCTGA
- a CDS encoding substrate-binding domain-containing protein — MRKTPLTAASCAVVLAVTACGTPGEAAGGGEDAPVRVGIVYSATGPLATYGEQYRQGFEAGLDHATGGTMEIDGRPIEVEYMDDAGDPTKAVTATRDLIGTGHDIIAGSTASGIAVQVAPLAEQNDILFISGSAATDAVTGVNDHTFRSGRQTYQDILTAGTFMDDPEGADVLVLAQQNAFGQDNVAAVTDVLGAEGADVDSVLAPPETTDLTPFAEQVSQAEPDLVFVAWAGETASAMWRALDQQGILDSTEVVTGLDIKPSYPVFGEAGGRISFLSHYFDGASDTELARTMKESVEEAGGTVDLFTPDGFTAAQMVVHAAGAGDEVRERIDALEGWTFDGVKGELTIRAEDHALLQPMYQVELVGEGEDAHPELVAEIPAADVDPAVAE, encoded by the coding sequence ATGCGCAAGACCCCCCTGACCGCCGCCTCCTGCGCGGTCGTCCTCGCCGTGACCGCCTGCGGAACCCCCGGCGAGGCCGCCGGGGGAGGCGAGGACGCGCCCGTCAGGGTCGGCATCGTCTACTCCGCCACCGGCCCCCTGGCCACCTACGGCGAGCAGTACCGGCAGGGCTTCGAGGCCGGACTCGACCACGCCACCGGCGGGACGATGGAGATCGACGGCCGCCCGATCGAGGTCGAGTACATGGACGACGCAGGCGACCCCACGAAGGCGGTCACGGCCACCCGCGACCTCATCGGCACCGGCCACGACATCATCGCCGGGTCCACCGCCTCCGGCATCGCCGTCCAGGTCGCCCCGCTCGCCGAGCAGAACGACATCCTCTTCATCTCCGGATCCGCCGCCACCGACGCCGTCACCGGCGTCAACGACCACACCTTCCGCTCCGGGCGCCAGACCTACCAGGACATCCTCACCGCCGGAACCTTCATGGACGACCCCGAGGGCGCGGACGTCCTGGTCCTGGCCCAGCAGAACGCCTTCGGCCAGGACAACGTCGCCGCCGTCACCGACGTCCTCGGGGCCGAGGGGGCCGACGTCGACAGCGTCCTGGCCCCGCCGGAGACCACCGACCTCACCCCGTTCGCCGAGCAGGTCAGCCAGGCCGAACCCGACCTGGTCTTCGTCGCCTGGGCGGGCGAGACCGCCTCCGCCATGTGGCGGGCACTGGACCAGCAGGGCATCCTCGACTCCACCGAGGTCGTCACCGGACTGGACATCAAGCCGTCCTACCCGGTCTTCGGCGAGGCGGGCGGCCGCATCTCGTTCCTCTCCCACTACTTCGACGGCGCCTCCGACACCGAACTGGCCCGGACCATGAAGGAGTCCGTCGAGGAGGCGGGCGGCACCGTGGACCTCTTCACCCCCGACGGGTTCACCGCCGCGCAGATGGTCGTGCACGCCGCCGGGGCCGGGGACGAAGTCCGGGAGCGCATCGACGCCCTGGAGGGCTGGACCTTCGACGGCGTCAAGGGTGAGCTCACCATCCGCGCCGAGGACCACGCCCTCCTCCAGCCCATGTACCAGGTCGAACTGGTCGGCGAGGGCGAGGACGCCCACCCCGAACTGGTCGCGGAGATCCCCGCCGCGGACGTCGACCCCGCGGTCGCGGAGTAG
- a CDS encoding ABC transporter ATP-binding protein, whose translation MATEPAGPTEPAGPTEPAGPTEPAGPTGTAVAEAVAAPPAPGAVPVLALENLTWSVGGALIVDDVTMAVDEGEFVALIGPNGAGKTSLFNLVSGLTRPTGGRVRLAGTDVTRHAPHRRARLGMGRTFQTSSVFGDLTVGANVGLAVQARTGESRRFWRPATPDGGPGATAALDLVRLSHRADALAGDLSHGDKRKLELALLLARRPRLILLDEPMAGVSAGEVGELTTVIRDVHREQGCTVLMVEHHMEVLLDMADRLAVMHHGALLALTDPDSAMADPEVQAAYLGDGA comes from the coding sequence ATGGCCACCGAGCCCGCCGGACCCACCGAGCCCGCCGGACCCACCGAGCCCGCCGGACCCACCGAGCCCGCCGGACCCACCGGGACCGCTGTCGCCGAGGCCGTCGCCGCTCCCCCCGCCCCCGGCGCCGTCCCGGTCCTGGCCCTGGAGAACCTGACCTGGTCGGTCGGCGGCGCCCTCATCGTCGACGACGTCACCATGGCCGTGGACGAGGGAGAGTTCGTCGCACTCATCGGCCCCAACGGCGCGGGCAAGACCTCCCTGTTCAACCTGGTCTCCGGTCTCACCCGGCCCACCGGCGGCCGTGTCCGCCTCGCCGGGACCGACGTCACCCGCCACGCGCCCCACCGCCGCGCCCGGCTCGGCATGGGCCGCACCTTCCAGACCTCCAGCGTCTTCGGCGACCTCACCGTCGGCGCCAACGTCGGCCTGGCCGTCCAGGCCCGCACCGGGGAGTCGCGCCGCTTCTGGCGCCCGGCCACCCCCGACGGCGGACCCGGGGCCACCGCCGCCCTGGACCTGGTCCGCCTCTCCCACCGGGCCGACGCCCTCGCGGGCGACCTGTCCCACGGCGACAAGCGCAAGCTCGAACTCGCCCTCCTCCTGGCCCGCCGCCCCCGCCTCATCCTCCTGGACGAGCCCATGGCCGGGGTCAGCGCCGGGGAGGTCGGCGAACTCACCACCGTCATCCGGGACGTGCACCGCGAACAGGGCTGCACGGTCCTCATGGTCGAACACCACATGGAGGTGCTCCTCGACATGGCCGACCGCCTGGCCGTGATGCACCACGGCGCGCTGCTGGCCCTCACCGACCCGGACTCGGCCATGGCCGACCCCGAGGTGCAGGCCGCCTACCTCGGGGACGGGGCGTGA
- a CDS encoding ABC transporter ATP-binding protein: MSAGGPLLEAADLHVWIEGSHILQGVSLTVPGRGVTALLGRNGVGKTTTVKALLGLVPRTGRVSFDGADITARPTHAIVTMGIGYVPEERGVFSALTVAENLRLAERRPGQPRYGLVHELFPELRERADQPAGTLSGGQQQMLAIGRALLNDNKLLIVDEPTKGLAPRIVREVADAVARAAEQVPVLLVEQNPSLVRRVAERAVVLDAGRVTHTGPALELLDDADRVRELLGVSRAAAGTEGRRTA, from the coding sequence GTGAGCGCCGGGGGGCCGCTGCTGGAGGCGGCCGACCTGCACGTGTGGATCGAGGGCTCGCACATCCTCCAGGGCGTGTCCCTCACCGTGCCCGGCCGGGGCGTCACCGCGCTCCTGGGCCGCAACGGCGTCGGCAAGACCACCACAGTCAAGGCGCTGCTCGGCCTGGTGCCCCGCACCGGCCGGGTGTCCTTCGACGGCGCGGACATCACCGCCCGCCCCACGCACGCCATCGTCACCATGGGCATCGGCTACGTGCCCGAGGAGCGCGGCGTCTTCTCCGCGCTCACCGTCGCCGAGAACCTGCGCCTGGCCGAGCGCCGCCCCGGCCAACCGCGCTACGGCCTCGTCCACGAGCTGTTCCCCGAACTCCGCGAACGGGCCGACCAGCCCGCGGGCACCCTGTCCGGCGGCCAGCAGCAGATGCTCGCCATCGGCCGCGCCCTGCTCAACGACAACAAACTCCTCATCGTGGACGAGCCCACCAAGGGCCTCGCCCCCCGCATCGTCCGCGAGGTCGCCGACGCCGTCGCCCGCGCCGCCGAACAGGTGCCGGTCCTGCTCGTGGAGCAGAACCCGTCCCTGGTCCGGCGGGTGGCCGAACGGGCCGTGGTGCTCGACGCGGGCCGCGTGACCCACACCGGGCCCGCCCTGGAACTGCTCGACGACGCCGACCGCGTCCGCGAACTGCTGGGCGTCTCCCGCGCCGCCGCCGGAACCGAAGGGAGGCGGACCGCGTGA
- a CDS encoding branched-chain amino acid ABC transporter permease, with translation MSTVVLLATTGLGLGALYFLIASGLSLIFGLMDVLNFAHGAFLALGAYGTWWAAGHLPGAGTDGFGFLLAVAFGVGAGTLAATLVELCVIRPLYGRHREQILATVGLSLAVPALIQAVWGADPLTFPKPELVSGTAAVLGVNIPRDRFLLILAAAAVFAALWLFNSRTRYGLVVRAGVQDRAMVTALGIDVRRSFTLVFAIGGAAAALAGALGGLYFGVVTPTQGMSLLVFAFIVVVIGGTASLTGCAIAAVAVGLIQQFANYYTVAGLGDIAVVIVLALVLLTRQGGLTAKKSAERVA, from the coding sequence GTGAGCACCGTCGTCCTGCTCGCCACCACCGGGCTCGGCCTGGGAGCCCTGTACTTCCTCATCGCCTCCGGGCTCTCGCTCATCTTCGGCCTGATGGACGTGCTGAACTTCGCCCACGGCGCCTTCCTCGCCCTCGGCGCCTACGGCACGTGGTGGGCCGCCGGGCACCTGCCCGGGGCCGGGACGGACGGGTTCGGCTTCCTGCTCGCCGTCGCCTTCGGCGTCGGCGCGGGCACCCTGGCCGCCACCCTGGTCGAACTCTGCGTCATCCGCCCGCTCTACGGCAGGCACCGCGAGCAGATCCTCGCCACGGTCGGCCTCAGCCTGGCCGTCCCCGCGCTCATCCAGGCGGTCTGGGGAGCCGACCCGCTCACCTTCCCCAAACCCGAACTGGTGAGCGGCACCGCGGCGGTCCTCGGCGTGAACATCCCCCGGGACCGGTTCCTGCTCATCCTGGCCGCCGCCGCCGTGTTCGCGGCCCTGTGGCTGTTCAACTCGCGCACCCGCTACGGGCTCGTCGTCCGGGCGGGCGTGCAGGACCGCGCCATGGTCACCGCGCTGGGCATCGACGTGCGCAGGTCGTTCACGCTGGTGTTCGCCATCGGCGGCGCCGCCGCGGCACTGGCCGGGGCCCTGGGCGGACTGTACTTCGGCGTGGTCACCCCCACCCAGGGGATGTCCCTGCTGGTCTTCGCCTTCATCGTCGTGGTGATCGGCGGCACCGCCTCGCTCACGGGCTGCGCGATCGCCGCCGTCGCGGTCGGACTCATCCAGCAGTTCGCCAACTACTACACCGTCGCCGGGCTCGGCGACATCGCCGTGGTCATCGTCCTGGCGCTCGTGCTGCTCACCAGGCAGGGCGGTCTGACCGCGAAGAAGTCAGCGGAGAGGGTGGCATGA
- a CDS encoding branched-chain amino acid ABC transporter permease has product MTDTDVATRSSRGPESPGAASGGSARGRRLPRWAVPVAVLAAALCLPFSTLRIPVLFEGALNSPPTLHLLAFCLVFGGLATSYDLLYGRVGLLSFGHALYFACGAYTAALLMRVVELPLLWAAPVAVVGGTLLSLLLGAVSLRVNGIALAMVTLAFAQAGSILVSRDPGRLTGGEEGLSLDTDRVPGAFVGVANTVNLYWAAVAFAAFAVGVVWWLTSSPVGRVWRGIRANEQRVAVLGVNPYPYKLAAFTVGGGLASLGGVAYLLVTGGVTPGITTAEFTLTLLVMVALGGAGTRWGPLLGAALYTYADHRLLQLGGSEAFAALPAWIAAPLSQPLFILGTLFVLMVFFFPGGLVALPGRVRSALRDRKAART; this is encoded by the coding sequence ATGACCGACACCGACGTGGCCACCCGGTCCTCCCGGGGTCCCGAGTCCCCCGGAGCGGCCTCCGGGGGGAGCGCGCGCGGGCGCCGCCTGCCCCGCTGGGCGGTCCCGGTCGCCGTCCTGGCGGCGGCGCTCTGCCTGCCCTTCTCCACCCTGCGGATCCCGGTGCTGTTCGAGGGCGCCCTCAACAGCCCGCCGACCCTGCACCTGCTGGCGTTCTGCCTGGTCTTCGGCGGCCTGGCCACCAGCTACGACCTGCTGTACGGCAGGGTGGGCCTGCTCTCCTTCGGCCACGCCCTCTACTTCGCCTGCGGCGCCTACACCGCCGCCCTGCTCATGCGGGTGGTCGAACTCCCGCTCCTGTGGGCGGCGCCGGTCGCCGTCGTGGGCGGCACCCTGCTGTCCCTGCTCCTCGGCGCGGTCTCGCTGCGGGTCAACGGCATCGCCCTGGCCATGGTCACCCTCGCCTTCGCCCAGGCCGGGTCGATCCTCGTCTCCCGAGACCCCGGACGCCTGACCGGCGGCGAGGAGGGGCTGTCCCTCGACACCGACAGGGTCCCGGGCGCGTTCGTGGGCGTGGCCAACACCGTCAACCTGTACTGGGCGGCCGTCGCCTTCGCCGCGTTCGCCGTCGGCGTGGTGTGGTGGCTGACCTCCTCCCCCGTCGGCCGCGTCTGGCGGGGCATCCGCGCCAACGAGCAGCGCGTCGCCGTCCTCGGGGTCAACCCCTACCCCTACAAGCTGGCGGCGTTCACCGTCGGAGGCGGCCTGGCCTCCCTGGGCGGTGTCGCCTACCTCCTCGTCACCGGGGGCGTCACCCCCGGCATCACCACCGCCGAGTTCACCCTCACCCTGCTGGTCATGGTGGCCCTGGGCGGCGCGGGCACCCGCTGGGGGCCGCTGCTGGGCGCCGCCCTGTACACCTACGCCGACCACCGCCTCCTCCAGCTGGGCGGCTCCGAGGCCTTCGCCGCCCTGCCCGCGTGGATCGCCGCGCCGCTGTCCCAGCCCCTGTTCATCCTCGGCACGCTGTTCGTGCTGATGGTGTTCTTCTTCCCCGGCGGTCTCGTCGCCCTCCCCGGGCGCGTCCGCTCGGCCCTACGCGACAGGAAGGCCGCACGGACATGA
- a CDS encoding alpha/beta fold hydrolase, translating into MTDVWTDGDEYTVPVPGGDLAVTRWGGRSTTPVLAVHGITANGHSFARVAAELDGTGLIAPDLRGRGLSGHLGGPRGLVAHADDMIAVLDAHGVGATVLVGHSMGAFVACLAAVRHPDRVSGLLLVDGGYGLPLPPGTDIDTVLGPATARLRMTFEGPDHYREFWRGHPAFAGRWNTWTDHYVLRDLVGEPPAMRSACDEEAVRADGAQVLADPDALGAVHRLPCPARLLWTARGLLDDSPGLYTPERLAGLPEGVVTVELPDDNHYSPLFSPTAGLVAEHVRALVRAVAPGVPRRSAR; encoded by the coding sequence ATGACCGACGTCTGGACCGACGGGGACGAGTACACCGTCCCCGTCCCCGGAGGAGACCTCGCCGTCACCCGCTGGGGCGGCCGTTCCACGACCCCCGTCCTGGCCGTCCACGGCATCACCGCCAACGGCCACTCGTTCGCCCGCGTGGCCGCGGAGCTGGACGGGACCGGCCTGATCGCCCCCGACCTGCGCGGACGCGGCCTCAGCGGACACCTGGGCGGTCCGCGCGGGCTGGTCGCGCACGCCGACGACATGATCGCCGTGCTCGACGCCCACGGAGTGGGGGCGACCGTCCTGGTCGGCCACTCCATGGGCGCGTTCGTGGCCTGCCTGGCCGCCGTCCGCCACCCCGACCGGGTGTCGGGGCTGCTGCTGGTCGACGGCGGGTACGGGCTGCCCCTCCCGCCGGGGACCGACATCGACACCGTGCTCGGGCCCGCCACGGCCCGTCTGCGCATGACCTTCGAGGGCCCCGACCACTACCGGGAGTTCTGGCGGGGGCATCCGGCCTTCGCCGGGCGCTGGAACACCTGGACCGACCACTACGTCCTGCGCGACCTGGTGGGGGAACCGCCCGCCATGCGCTCGGCCTGCGACGAGGAGGCCGTGCGCGCGGACGGGGCCCAGGTCCTGGCCGACCCGGACGCGCTCGGCGCCGTCCACCGGCTGCCCTGCCCCGCCCGCCTGCTGTGGACGGCGCGGGGGCTCCTGGACGACAGTCCGGGGCTGTACACGCCCGAGCGCCTCGCCGGGCTGCCCGAGGGCGTGGTGACCGTCGAGCTGCCCGACGACAACCACTACAGCCCGCTGTTCTCCCCGACCGCCGGTCTGGTCGCCGAGCACGTCCGCGCGCTGGTCAGGGCCGTCGCCCCCGGTGTTCCTCGGCGGTCGGCTCGGTAG
- a CDS encoding SDR family oxidoreductase: MIDLIDNLGEHLTYRHHHLSRGSGIRMNSKVAVVTGASRGIGRAVAERLGADGARVIVNYHSDAVAAKDAVAAVERAGGRATAVRADVRDATQLSSLFEAAVAEYGGLDVLVSNTGMARPTSLADATDEDLDLHFAINTRPVFRALKEAVLHMRHGGRVVVISSGATVVAHPGAGLYAASKAAAEQLARTAAHELGPRGITVNSVLPGATRTEALQAQMPADVAASIRSQTPLGRLGEPADIASVVAFLVSDEGAWINGQTIHASGGLF; the protein is encoded by the coding sequence ATGATTGACCTCATCGACAATTTAGGAGAGCATCTCACCTATCGACATCATCACCTTTCGAGAGGCTCGGGCATACGCATGAACAGCAAGGTCGCGGTCGTGACGGGAGCGTCCCGGGGGATCGGGCGCGCTGTCGCCGAACGGTTGGGGGCGGATGGAGCGCGGGTGATCGTCAACTACCACTCGGACGCGGTCGCGGCGAAGGACGCCGTGGCCGCCGTCGAGCGTGCGGGCGGACGGGCCACCGCGGTGCGAGCCGATGTGCGCGACGCGACGCAGCTGAGCTCTCTGTTCGAGGCGGCCGTTGCGGAGTACGGCGGGCTGGATGTCCTCGTCAGCAATACGGGGATGGCGCGCCCCACGTCCCTGGCGGATGCCACGGACGAGGACTTGGATCTGCACTTCGCCATCAACACCCGGCCCGTCTTCAGAGCCCTGAAGGAGGCCGTACTCCACATGCGCCACGGTGGGCGGGTCGTCGTGATCTCCAGCGGTGCGACCGTCGTGGCGCATCCCGGCGCGGGCCTCTACGCCGCGAGTAAAGCGGCAGCTGAGCAACTGGCCCGGACGGCGGCACACGAGCTCGGACCGCGCGGGATCACGGTGAACAGCGTGTTGCCCGGCGCTACCCGCACCGAGGCCCTGCAAGCTCAGATGCCGGCTGACGTGGCCGCGTCCATCCGTAGCCAGACGCCCCTCGGCCGCCTGGGCGAGCCGGCCGACATCGCATCGGTGGTCGCGTTCCTGGTCTCGGACGAGGGCGCGTGGATCAACGGCCAGACCATCCACGCAAGCGGCGGCCTGTTCTGA
- a CDS encoding MarR family winged helix-turn-helix transcriptional regulator encodes MTSHALAAAVTTLHREAAALYALLGREFGLTTQQAQLLCVLTSDRPSFSELAATLGCDRTNVTGMIDRLERRGLLARERDSEDRRVHRVTATQEGEQLIARLRDRFAESVADRFSRLTPEEHDRLAALATALTPGTAPNSKH; translated from the coding sequence ATGACCTCGCATGCCCTTGCCGCCGCCGTAACCACGCTGCACCGCGAGGCCGCCGCCCTCTACGCGCTCCTCGGACGCGAGTTCGGCCTGACCACTCAGCAGGCCCAGCTGCTGTGCGTCCTGACTTCCGATCGGCCGTCCTTCAGCGAACTGGCCGCCACTCTCGGCTGCGACAGGACCAATGTCACCGGCATGATCGACCGGCTGGAGAGGCGGGGGCTGCTGGCGAGGGAGCGCGACAGCGAGGACCGCAGGGTGCATCGCGTAACGGCCACCCAGGAGGGCGAACAGCTGATCGCGCGCCTACGGGATCGCTTCGCCGAATCGGTCGCCGACCGGTTCAGCCGTCTCACACCCGAGGAACATGACCGCCTCGCCGCCCTGGCGACCGCACTCACCCCCGGAACAGCACCGAACTCGAAACACTGA